The following are from one region of the Phycisphaeraceae bacterium genome:
- a CDS encoding DegT/DnrJ/EryC1/StrS family aminotransferase, translated as MLEEIPLSKPDITEREIERVVATMRSGRLSIGPMQELFERHIAQRTGRRHAIACSSGTMGLHMSLLALGIGPGDEVITTPFSFIASANCILYVGARPVFVDIDPRSLNMDPERVEAAITRRTKAILAVETFGNPAHMDAYRAIAARHEIPLIEDCCEGLGGAWKDRPVGAFGRVGVFGFYPNKQITTGEGGMVVTDDDRVADICRSLRNQGRAVNMTGSATGAWLCHERLGYNYRLPEINCALGVAQMERFDEIMAMRDRVANRYIERLIGVTDLMLPTIEPSSRMSWFVFVVRLRADYTREERDRIIAGMRRHDVGASDYFPCIHLQPFYRQMFGHHPGEFPIAESVSQRTIALPFHNRLAEHEQDFVVQTLELMLSRENIKRS; from the coding sequence ATGCTCGAAGAGATCCCCCTCAGCAAGCCCGACATCACCGAGCGCGAGATCGAGCGCGTCGTCGCGACCATGCGCTCCGGGCGTCTCTCCATAGGCCCCATGCAGGAGCTCTTCGAGCGTCACATCGCCCAGCGCACCGGCCGACGCCACGCGATCGCCTGCTCTTCGGGCACGATGGGCCTGCACATGTCCCTGCTCGCGCTCGGCATCGGCCCGGGTGACGAGGTCATCACCACGCCCTTCTCGTTCATCGCGAGCGCCAACTGCATCCTGTATGTCGGCGCCAGGCCCGTCTTCGTCGACATCGACCCGCGCTCGCTCAACATGGACCCCGAGCGCGTCGAGGCCGCCATCACCCGGCGCACCAAGGCCATCCTCGCCGTCGAGACCTTCGGCAACCCGGCCCACATGGACGCCTACCGCGCCATCGCCGCCCGCCACGAGATCCCCCTCATCGAAGACTGCTGCGAGGGACTCGGCGGCGCCTGGAAGGACCGGCCCGTCGGCGCCTTCGGGCGCGTCGGCGTCTTCGGCTTTTATCCCAACAAGCAGATCACCACCGGCGAGGGCGGCATGGTCGTCACCGACGACGACCGCGTCGCCGACATCTGCCGCTCGCTGCGCAACCAGGGGCGCGCCGTCAACATGACCGGCAGCGCCACGGGCGCGTGGCTCTGCCACGAACGACTCGGCTACAACTACCGCCTCCCCGAGATCAACTGCGCGCTGGGCGTCGCCCAGATGGAGCGCTTCGACGAGATCATGGCCATGCGCGACCGCGTGGCCAACCGATACATCGAGCGCCTCATCGGCGTCACCGACCTGATGCTCCCCACCATCGAGCCCAGCTCACGCATGAGCTGGTTCGTCTTCGTCGTGCGTCTGCGCGCCGACTACACGCGCGAGGAGCGAGACCGCATCATCGCCGGCATGCGCCGCCACGATGTCGGCGCGTCGGACTACTTCCCCTGCATTCATCTGCAGCCCTTCTACCGCCAGATGTTCGGCCACCACCCCGGCGAGTTCCCCATCGCCGAGTCCGTCAGCCAGCGCACCATCGCGCTGCCCTTCCACAACCGCCTCGCCGAGCACGAGCAGGACTTCGTGGTGCAGACCCTCGAACTCATGCTGAGCCGCGAGAACATCAAGCGGTCGTGA
- a CDS encoding biliverdin-producing heme oxygenase translates to MTSTLTEHLKDSTWELHKHAEGHPIQRGLIQGKLSREMYASLLGQLLCVHRALESALRELRTSKPSVGRIIQDGRFQQERLEQDLRTLGVDIGTVSPLPAAKRLMTTIEMARAEQPMALLGMHYVLEGSTNGGRFIAKAIRQTYAFESDAGTRYYDPYGENQKTLWAVYKEEFDAMTVSEVERDAMVAAARDMFRAISEIGDDLVTLEQRAATV, encoded by the coding sequence ATGACGAGCACGCTGACCGAGCACCTGAAGGACTCCACCTGGGAGCTGCACAAGCACGCCGAGGGGCACCCGATCCAGCGCGGGCTGATCCAGGGCAAGCTGTCGCGCGAGATGTACGCGTCGCTGCTGGGGCAGCTGCTGTGTGTGCACCGCGCGCTCGAGAGCGCGCTGCGCGAGCTGCGCACCTCGAAGCCCTCGGTCGGGCGCATCATCCAGGACGGGCGCTTCCAGCAGGAGCGTCTGGAGCAGGACCTGCGCACGCTGGGCGTCGACATCGGCACGGTCTCTCCCCTCCCGGCGGCCAAACGCCTGATGACCACCATCGAGATGGCGCGCGCCGAGCAGCCGATGGCGCTGCTGGGCATGCACTATGTCCTCGAGGGCAGCACCAACGGGGGCCGGTTCATCGCGAAGGCGATCCGCCAGACCTACGCCTTCGAGAGCGACGCCGGCACGCGCTACTACGACCCCTACGGCGAGAACCAGAAGACGCTGTGGGCTGTGTACAAGGAAGAGTTCGACGCGATGACGGTGAGCGAGGTGGAACGCGACGCGATGGTGGCCGCCGCCCGCGACATGTTCCGCGCGATCAGCGAGATCGGCGACGACCTGGTGACCCTCGAGCAGCGCGCGGCGACGGTGTAA
- a CDS encoding RNA pseudouridine synthase, with product MNLSVEPNPHVPYRLVIEANDYLVVDKPAGVSTQPGKGTLTNSLLNGVFHRFGARLQNLGESRDFGLLHRLDKDASGLVLIALTIDAYHALRGQFERRTMEKRYWALVDARPTKPAGVVRKPILEVQAREKTAKIHPAGKPAATAYRVIDSSRTASLLECRIGPGRLHQIRVHLASIKCPILGDRRYAPPIIAERARRLALHAFLLGFDDPTTGERVVATSPWPNDLRNALRAAKLKTPKADLEPNSTRLVEPTDEESRTESGGDADEQAARPPTP from the coding sequence GTGAACCTCTCCGTCGAGCCCAACCCGCATGTCCCCTACCGCCTCGTCATCGAGGCGAACGACTACCTCGTCGTCGACAAGCCGGCCGGCGTCTCCACCCAGCCGGGCAAGGGCACCCTCACGAACTCGCTCCTCAACGGCGTTTTTCATCGCTTCGGCGCCCGCCTCCAGAACCTGGGCGAGTCGCGCGATTTCGGCCTGCTGCACCGTCTCGACAAGGACGCGTCGGGGCTCGTCCTCATCGCGCTGACCATCGACGCCTACCACGCGCTGCGGGGCCAGTTCGAGCGCCGCACGATGGAAAAACGCTACTGGGCGCTGGTCGACGCCCGCCCCACCAAGCCCGCCGGCGTGGTCCGCAAGCCCATTCTCGAGGTCCAGGCGCGCGAGAAAACCGCGAAGATCCACCCGGCAGGCAAGCCCGCCGCGACGGCGTACCGCGTGATCGACTCCTCGCGCACCGCCTCGCTGCTGGAGTGCCGCATCGGGCCGGGGCGTCTGCACCAGATCCGCGTGCACCTGGCGTCGATCAAGTGCCCCATCCTCGGGGACCGTCGCTATGCGCCGCCGATCATCGCCGAGCGCGCGCGCCGGCTGGCCCTGCACGCGTTCCTCCTCGGCTTCGACGACCCGACCACAGGGGAACGCGTAGTGGCGACCTCGCCCTGGCCCAACGACCTCAGGAACGCCCTCCGGGCCGCCAAACTCAAGACGCCCAAGGCGGATCTGGAGCCGAACTCCACCCGATTGGTCGAACCGACCGATGAGGAGAGCCGAACAGAATCCGGGGGCGACGCCGACGAGCAAGCGGCCCGCCCTCCAACGCCCTGA
- a CDS encoding DUF2726 domain-containing protein gives MLILVWTLAGVAILAAVWSIVSAVRAARSRSTKITPLGASLEGASGDRIPFRDEITPAGVGLLPENPPPGSPVLSDSLHGEPVEPWTGPQLDSLLDESDAARQGWPRRVMTPNGPMELTSPPFKLRNSIMTWRERAYARAITARMPSGYVLCPQLRLDTLLVPTRPDERPADDWRTWRQRVRVRAIDFVVCRLPDWAPVLAIEIDRGSPEATRDTQDKMTVETLAEVGLALVRCSGSPEKDWPMIEPYVPEFDDIDEMPPGASLDDRPAESA, from the coding sequence ATGCTCATTCTCGTCTGGACGCTCGCCGGGGTCGCGATCCTCGCCGCTGTCTGGTCAATCGTCTCAGCGGTTCGCGCCGCGCGCTCGCGATCCACAAAGATCACGCCCCTGGGCGCCTCGCTCGAGGGCGCGTCGGGCGATCGAATCCCCTTCCGCGACGAGATCACCCCCGCCGGCGTCGGCCTTCTCCCCGAGAACCCGCCCCCCGGCTCTCCCGTGCTGTCCGACTCGCTCCACGGCGAGCCCGTCGAGCCGTGGACCGGGCCCCAGCTCGACTCACTCCTCGACGAGTCTGACGCCGCCAGGCAGGGCTGGCCACGGCGTGTGATGACGCCCAACGGACCGATGGAGCTGACCTCGCCGCCCTTCAAGCTGCGCAACTCCATCATGACCTGGCGCGAGCGCGCGTACGCGCGAGCGATCACGGCGCGCATGCCCTCGGGATATGTCCTCTGCCCCCAGCTCCGCCTCGACACGCTGCTCGTGCCCACGCGCCCCGACGAGCGCCCGGCCGACGACTGGCGCACCTGGCGCCAGCGCGTGCGCGTCCGCGCCATCGACTTCGTCGTCTGCCGCCTGCCCGACTGGGCGCCGGTGCTCGCGATCGAGATCGACCGCGGCAGCCCCGAAGCAACGCGCGACACGCAGGACAAGATGACCGTCGAAACCCTCGCCGAGGTCGGCCTCGCGCTCGTGCGCTGCTCGGGCTCGCCCGAGAAGGACTGGCCGATGATCGAGCCCTACGTCCCCGAGTTCGACGACATCGACGAGATGCCCCCCGGCGCCAGTCTCGACGACCGCCCGGCCGAGAGCGCGTGA